One Salvelinus fontinalis isolate EN_2023a chromosome 27, ASM2944872v1, whole genome shotgun sequence genomic region harbors:
- the cpsf3 gene encoding cleavage and polyadenylation specificity factor subunit 3: MAAKRKADLSVPAEESDQLLIRPLGAGQEVGRSCIILEFKGRKIMLDCGIHPGLEGMDALPYIDLIDPAEIDLLLISHFHLDHCGALPWFLQKTSFKGRTFMTHATKAIYRWLLSDYVKVSNISADDMLYTETDLEESMDKIETINFHEVKEVAGIKFWCYHAGHVLGAAMFMIEIAGVKILYTGDFSRQEDRHLMAAEIPSVKPDILITESTYGTHIHEKREEREARFCNTIHDIVNREGRCLIPVFALGRAQELLLILDEYWQNHPELHDIPIYYASSLAKKCMAVYQTYVNAMNDKIRKAINVNNPFVFKHISNLKSMDHFDDIGPSVVMASPGMMQSGLSRELFESWCTDKRNGVIIAGYSVEGTLAKHIMSEPEEITTMSGQKLQLKMSVDYISFSAHTDYQQTSEFIRALKPPHVILVHGEQNEMARLKAALIREYEDNDEVHIEVHNPRNTEAVTLNFRGEKLAKVMGSLADKKCQQGQRVSGILVKRNFSYHILTPSDLSNYTDLAMSTVKQTQAIPFTGPISLLASHLRNLAGDVEEVESAEKITLRIFKNVTLVHEAGMVVLEWIANPLNDMYADAVTTVVLEVQSNPKAQKVMEHKKEGIDLDVFQQRLEIMLLDMFGEDCVDFKDNKNLTVTVDGNTAFICPETRTVQYEEGSAEDETLREMVELAVQRLYDALNPVI, from the exons ATGGCAGCGAAACGCAAAGCTGATTTATCGGTGCCTGCAGAGGAAAGTGATCAGCTCCTCATCAGACCACT TGGAGCTGGGCAGGAGGTGGGAAGGTCATGCATCATTCTAGAGTTCAAGGGACGGAAAATCATG CTGGACTGTGGAATCCACCCAGGATTGGAAGGAATGGATGCTCTTCCCTATATTGACTTGATCGATCCTGCTGAGATAGACCTGCTTCTTATCAGCCA ttTCCACTTGGACCACTGTGGAGCCTTGCCTTGGTTTCTCCAGAAGACCAGTTTCAAAGGAAGGACCTTCATGACCCACGCCACCAAAGCTATTTACCGCTGGCTGCTGTCTGATTATGTCAAAGTCAG TAACATCTCAGCCGACGACATGCTGTACACAGAGACGGACTTGGAGGAGAGCATGGACAAGATCGAGACCATCAACTTCCACGAGGTGAAGGAGGTGGCCGGCATCAAGTTCTGGTGTTACCATGCCGGTCACGTCCTGGGGGCAGCCATGTTCATGATCGAGATAGCTGGCGTGAAG ATCCTCTACACAGGGGACTTTTCCCGACAGGAGGACAGGCATCTGATGGCAGCAGAGATCCCCAGCGTCAAGCCTGACATCCTCATTACT GAGTCCACGTATGGAACACACATCCATGAGAAGAGGGAGGAGCGGGAGGCCCGGTTCTGCAACACAATCCATGACATCGTCAACAGAGAGGGCCGCTGTCTCATCCCCGTGTTCGCCTTGGGCCGAGCCCAGGAACTGCTGCTCATCCTGG ACGAGTACTGGCAGAACCACCCAGAGCTCCATGACATTCCCATCTACTACGCGTCGTCTCTGGCCAAGAAGTGCATGGCCGTCTACCAGACCTACGTCAACGCTATGAACGACAAGATCCGCAAGGCCATTAACGTCAACAACCCCTTCGTCTTCAAGCACATCAGCAACCTCAAG AGCATGGACCACTTTGATGACATCGGGCCCAGTGTGGTGATGGCCTCTCCAGGTATGATGCAAAGCGGTCTGTCAAGAGAGCTGTTTGAGAGCTGGTGCACCGATAAGAGGAACGGCGTCATCATCGCCGGCTACTCTGTGGAGGGTACCCTCGCCAAG CACATTATGTCAGAGCCAGAGGAGATCACCACCATGTCAGGCCAGAAGCTGCAGCTGAAGATGTCTGTGGACTACATCTCTTTCTCAGCGCACACTGACTACCAGCAGACCAGCGAGTTCATCAGGGCTCTCAAACCCCCTCATGTG ATCCTGGTGCACGGGGAGCAGAATGAGATGGCCCGTCTGAAAGCCGCTCTGATCAGGGAGTACGAGGACAATGATGAGGTCCACATCGAGGTGCACAACCCCCGGAACACTGAGGCCGTCACACTCAACTTCAGAGGAGAGAAGCTGGCTAAG GTGATGGGCTCCCTGGCTGATAAGAAGTGTCAGCAGGGTCAGAGGGTGTCTGGGATCCTGGTCAAACGCAACTTCAGCTATCACATCCTCACCCCCTCAGATCTGTCCA actATACAGACCTGGCCATGAGCACGGTGAAGCAGACCCAGGCCATTCCCTTCACTGGACCCATCTCTCTGTTGGCCAGCCATCTACGCAACCTGGCAG GGGATGTGGAGGAGGTGGAGTCTGCAGAGAAAATCACACTCAGGATCTTCAAGAATGTCACACTGGTGCATGAGGCTGGCATGGTGGTTTTAGAG TGGATCGCCAACCCTCTGAATGACATGTATGCTGATGCGGTCACCACAGTGGTTCTGGAGGTCCAGTCCAACCCTAAAGCGCAGAAAG TTATGGAACACAAGAAAGAAGGTATAGATCTGGATGTTTTCCAGCAGAGGCTGGAGATTATGCTCCT TGACATGTTTGGGGAGGACTGTGTGGACTTCAAGGACAATAAGAACCTGACGGTAACAGTGGACGGGAATACTGCCTTCATCTGCCCAGAGACCAGA ACGGTGCAGTATGAGGAGGGCAGTGCTGAAGATGAGACCCTGAGAGAGATGGTGGAGCTGGCTGTGCAGAGGCTCTATGACGCTCTCAACCCTGTCATCTGA